A single window of Gossypium hirsutum isolate 1008001.06 chromosome A10, Gossypium_hirsutum_v2.1, whole genome shotgun sequence DNA harbors:
- the LOC107941814 gene encoding CTD small phosphatase-like protein produces the protein MINLHRPFIIHSPEMVSKIIKKRTPPRSIKRHRHHHRRKTSPVKKNGSFSVIASLNKSIKTCRRRIVRLFSRLAHIATPSTAAKRYRNGFQLLKQEENEEQEEFCGFESNFIVPRALVFERCLLPPLISKTKKTIFLDLDETLVHSSPDPPPETYDFVVRPSIEGQVMNFYVSKRPGVDFFLEEISKKHEVVVFTAGLRQYASQVLDKLDPKGLISHRLYRDSCKELNGKFVKDLSEMGRDLGRIVIVDDNPNAYSLQPENAVPIRPFVEDSHDRELEKLVQFFQWCERFEDMRVAVKQYFNGGGAADDYGFV, from the coding sequence ATGATTAATCTCCATCGCCCTTTCATAATCCACAGCCCTGAAATGGTTTCCAAGATTATCAAGAAACGAACTCCGCCACGATCCATCAAGCGCCATCGCCACCACCACCGGAGAAAGACTTCTCCGGTGAAGAAGAATGGTTCGTTCTCCGTCATTGCCTCCCTCAACAAGTCCATCAAGACTTGCCGTCGTCGCATCGTGAGGCTTTTCTCGAGGTTAGCCCATATAGCAACCCCTTCCACCGCCGCCAAACGCTACCGCAATGGCTTCCAACTCCTCAAGCAAGAAGAAAACGAAGAGCAAGAAGAGTTCTGTGGGTTCGAAAGCAATTTCATCGTTCCTCGTGCTTTAGTGTTCGAGCGGTGCTTGCTTCCACCGTTGATTTCCAAGACGAAAAAGACGATCTTTCTTGACTTGGACGAGACCCTGGTGCATTCTAGCCCCGACCCTCCTCCTGAAACGTACGATTTCGTCGTACGGCCGAGCATTGAAGGCCAGGTCATGAACTTCTACGTGTCGAAACGGCCCGGCGTCGATTTTTTCCTGGAAGAAATAAGCAAGAAACACGAAGTGGTGGTTTTCACGGCGGGGCTCAGGCAATATGCTTCCCAGGTCTTGGATAAGCTCGACCCGAAGGGCTTAATATCCCACCGGCTTTATCGGGATTCTTGCAAGGAACTGAACGGGAAGTTCGTTAAAGACTTGTCTGAAATGGGGAGGGATTTAGGGAGAATTGTCATCGTCGACGATAACCCAAACGCTTACTCTCTGCAACCAGAGAACGCCGTCCCTATACGGCCATTTGTGGAGGATAGTCACGATAGGGAGCTGGAGAAATTGGTGCAATTCTTTCAGTGGTGTGAACGGTTCGAGGATATGAGAGTAGCGGTCAAGCAGTATTTCAACGGTGGCGGCGCTGCTgatgattatggctttgtgtag
- the LOC121203541 gene encoding uncharacterized protein, whose protein sequence is MDGSNQNSGFYSDSRDSESQVLDSRVFYSTPNEDTNYKNPNSLTDDKMGLENYDNGLSVPTKSMEELNDEEKESMTGPRKPGKYFFYDSPLVEDTGVWIPVSVPPMLESDHKEWSRGFHSNGGYFPEGDMGWDQFLGEEDKELTMWDVIAEMILAARGKVRTLTSGDLQRRGISWLLSSHLLEQAWQEMAQTLTESNLGNMKEILEVEPPKWLADSAASACMLCGVRFHPIMCSRHHCRFCGGIFCGECSRGRSLMPGKFCVADPQRVCDVCCVRLESVQPYLMDRVSNAARLPTHDLTDLSTLRSWVNFPWGQSMEHEIYKATNTIRGYITKVASLKPEKSIPDAILREAKGLAIISVVKVGVMVIYNIGTGVVIARREDGFWSPPSAISSLGVGWGAQAGGELTDFIIILRTNDAVKTFSSNAHLSFGAGLSAAVGSVGRAAEANLRVGDGGCAACYTYSCSKGAFFGCSLEGSIVTTRRRENSRFYGSQTITASDILLGSMPQAPAAAILYHALSDLYSTLS, encoded by the exons ATGGATGGCTCCAATCAAAATTCTGGGTTTTATTCCGATTCCAGAGACTCAGAAAGCCAGGTTTTGGATTCTAGGGTTTTCTATTCGACCCCAAACGAGGATACCAACTATAAGAACCCTAATTCTCTCACG GATGATAAGATGGGACTTGAAAACTATGATAATGGGTTATCAGTGCCAACTAAAAGTATGGAAGAGTTGAATGATGAGGAAAAAGAATCGATGACCGGCCCTCGGAAGCCGGGAAAATACTTCTTTTACGACTCCCCACTTGTTGAGGACACCGGCGTATGGATACCGGTCTCGGTTCCGCCTATGCTAGAAAGTGATCACAAAGAGTGGAGTAGAGGTTTTCATTCCAATGGTGGTTATTTCCCAGAAGGTGACATGGGATGGGACCAGTTTCTTGGGGAAGAAGACAAGGAGTTGACAATGTGGGATGTGATAGCGGAAATGATTCTGGCTGCCCGTGGGAAAGTACGCACTTTAACTTCCGGTGATCTTCAAAGACGTGGTATCTCATGGCTTTTATCGAGTCATTTACTTGAGCAGGCTTGGCAAGAGATGGCTCAGACACTAACCGAATCAAATTTGGGGAACATGAAGGAAATTCTTGAAGTAGAACCGCCAAAGTGGTTGGCTGACAGTGCTGCTTCTGCTTGTATGCTGTGTGGTGTGAGGTTTCACCCGATCATGTGTTCTAGACACCATTGCAGGTTTTGTGGAGGAATTTTTTGTGGCGAGTGTTCTAGAGGAAGGAGTTTAATGCCAGGAAAGTTTTGTGTTGCTGATCCACAACGTGTCTGCGATGTATGCTGCGTGCGGCTCGAGTCTGTCCAACCATACTTGATGGACCGAGTTAGTAATGCTGCTCGGCTGCCAACTCATGACCTAACCGACTTGAGTACTTTGAGATCTTGGGTTAATTTCCCCTGGGGGCAGTCCATGGAACACGAAATCTATAAGGCAACAAATACAATTCGAGGTTATATCACTAAG GTTGCTTCTTTGAAACCCGAGAAATCAATTCCAGATGCCATTCTCCGAGAAGCAAAAGGCCTCGCAATAATATCTGTTGTGAAAGTTGGTGTCATGGTTATATATAATATTGGTACGGGAGTCGTGATCGCTCGTAGAGAGGATGGCTTCTGGTCACCACCCTCTGCCATTTCTTCACTCGGTGTAGGGTGGGGAGCTCAG GCTGGGGGTGAACTGACCGATTTTATTATAATCTTGAGAACAAATGATGCAGTCAAGACTTTTAGTAGCAATGCACATCTTTCTTTCGGAGCTGGTTTGAGTGCTGCTGTTGGTAGTGTAGGAAGGGCTGCAGAAGCTAATTTACGAGTCGGTGATGGTGGTTGTGCCGCTTGTTATACATATAGCTGCAGTAAAG GTGCTTTTTTTGGATGTTCTCTCGAAGGAAGTATCGTCACAACTCGCAGACGAGAGAATTCCCGATTCTATGGCAGCCAAACAATAACGGCATCAGATATACTTCTAGGGTCAATGCCTCAAGCACCTGCTGCTGCCATTCTCTACCATGCTCTTTCTGATCTATACAGCACACTAAGTTGA
- the LOC121208573 gene encoding BES1/BZR1 homolog protein 4 isoform X1, with protein sequence MTSGTRMPTWKERENNKRRERRRRAIAAKIFAGLRMYGNYKLPKHCDNNEVLKALCNEAGWTVEEDGTTYRKGCKPVDRMDIMGGSASASPCSSYHPSPGSSSFPSPASSHYTANANGNADANSLIPWLKNLSSGSSSASSKLAHHLFIAGGSISAPVTPPLSSPTSRTPRTRSDWDEMNAGPTCTGKRFSYLPASTPPSPSRQVFPDPGWLSRLEIPQSGPTSPTFSLVSRNPFGFKDEALSRGGSRMWTPGQSGTCSPAFPAGVDQTSDVPMSDAIAAEFAFGSNMTGLVKPWEGEKIHEECVADDLELTLGNSKTR encoded by the exons ATGACGTCAGGGACGAGAATGCCGACGTGGAAGGAGAGGGAGAACAACAAGCGGAGAGAAAGGAGGAGGAGGGCGATCGCGGCGAAGATCTTCGCGGGGTTGCGAATGTACGGAAACTACAAGCTACCGAAGCACTGCGACAACAACGAGGTCTTGAAAGCACTCTGCAACGAAGCCGGTTGGACCGTCGAAGAAGACGGCACCACTTACAGAAAG GGATGTAAACCAGTGGATCGTATGGACATAATGGGAGGTTCTGCATCAGCTAGTCCATGCTCATCATATCACCCAAGCCCTGGTTCATCTTCCTTCCCAAGTCCAGCCTCATCCCATTACACGGCCAATGCCAATGGCAATGCTGATGCCAATTCCCTAATCCCTTGGCTCAAAAACCTTTCTTCTGGTTCATCTTCAGCTTCATCCAAGCTCGCTCACCATCTCTTCATCGCAGGTGGTTCCATAAGTGCTCCTGTCACTCCACCACTTAGCTCTCCAACTTCCAGAACTCCTCGAACCAGAAGTGATTGGGATGAAATGAATGCTGGCCCAACTTGCACGGGGAAGCGCTTTTCTTACCTGCCTGCATCCACTCCACCAAGTCCAAGCCGTCAGGTTTTTCCTGATCCAGGTTGGCTTTCCAGACTTGAAATACCCCAAAGTGGGCCAACATCTCCTACGTTTAGCCTTGTCTCCCGAAACCCGTTTGGATTTAAAGACGAGGCCTTATCACGAGGAGGTTCACGAATGTGGACTCCAGGGCAGAGTGGCACATGCTCACCCGCCTTTCCTGCAGGCGTTGATCAAACATCAGATGTTCCCATGTCTGATGCTATTGCTGCCGAGTTTGCCTTTGGCAGTAACATGACAGGGTTAGTGAAGCCTTGGGAAGGAGAAAAGATCCACGAGGAATGTGTAGCTGATGATCTCGAACTTACACTTGGAAATTCAAAAACCAG ATAG
- the LOC121208573 gene encoding BES1/BZR1 homolog protein 4 isoform X2: MTSGTRMPTWKERENNKRRERRRRAIAAKIFAGLRMYGNYKLPKHCDNNEVLKALCNEAGWTVEEDGTTYRKGCKPVDRMDIMGGSASASPCSSYHPSPGSSSFPSPASSHYTANANGNADANSLIPWLKNLSSGSSSASSKLAHHLFIAGGSISAPVTPPLSSPTSRTPRTRSDWDEMNAGPTCTGKRFSYLPASTPPSPSRQVFPDPGWLSRLEIPQSGPTSPTFSLVSRNPFGFKDEALSRGGSRMWTPGQSGTCSPAFPAGVDQTSDVPMSDAIAAEFAFGSNMTGLVKPWEGEKIHEECVADDLELTLGNSKTR; this comes from the exons ATGACGTCAGGGACGAGAATGCCGACGTGGAAGGAGAGGGAGAACAACAAGCGGAGAGAAAGGAGGAGGAGGGCGATCGCGGCGAAGATCTTCGCGGGGTTGCGAATGTACGGAAACTACAAGCTACCGAAGCACTGCGACAACAACGAGGTCTTGAAAGCACTCTGCAACGAAGCCGGTTGGACCGTCGAAGAAGACGGCACCACTTACAGAAAG GGATGTAAACCAGTGGATCGTATGGACATAATGGGAGGTTCTGCATCAGCTAGTCCATGCTCATCATATCACCCAAGCCCTGGTTCATCTTCCTTCCCAAGTCCAGCCTCATCCCATTACACGGCCAATGCCAATGGCAATGCTGATGCCAATTCCCTAATCCCTTGGCTCAAAAACCTTTCTTCTGGTTCATCTTCAGCTTCATCCAAGCTCGCTCACCATCTCTTCATCGCAGGTGGTTCCATAAGTGCTCCTGTCACTCCACCACTTAGCTCTCCAACTTCCAGAACTCCTCGAACCAGAAGTGATTGGGATGAAATGAATGCTGGCCCAACTTGCACGGGGAAGCGCTTTTCTTACCTGCCTGCATCCACTCCACCAAGTCCAAGCCGTCAGGTTTTTCCTGATCCAGGTTGGCTTTCCAGACTTGAAATACCCCAAAGTGGGCCAACATCTCCTACGTTTAGCCTTGTCTCCCGAAACCCGTTTGGATTTAAAGACGAGGCCTTATCACGAGGAGGTTCACGAATGTGGACTCCAGGGCAGAGTGGCACATGCTCACCCGCCTTTCCTGCAGGCGTTGATCAAACATCAGATGTTCCCATGTCTGATGCTATTGCTGCCGAGTTTGCCTTTGGCAGTAACATGACAGGGTTAGTGAAGCCTTGGGAAGGAGAAAAGATCCACGAGGAATGTGTAGCTGATGATCTCGAACTTACACTTGGAAATTCAAAAACCAGGTAA